The Nitrospira sp. genome has a segment encoding these proteins:
- a CDS encoding response regulator transcription factor: MANAHAAQGVSSASIRVLLAETQRLFRQSLRLLLERERDVNTVIEASDAHEVYRLAHEHRPDLLLLDVDLPDLDVAFVTNLLHKHQPQMRVLLLARYEEDARIVAAMRAGAFGYILKDTDWTDFLRILRATANGQQVLSPILPDRFVHSVPGTLHPLHEGNTLRLSALSDRERQILACAAAGRSNKEIADHLCVSVETVKTHLHHIYQKLSVDGRVEAIIAFLRAQ, encoded by the coding sequence ATGGCCAATGCTCATGCTGCTCAGGGTGTCTCGTCCGCATCCATCCGTGTGTTGCTTGCCGAAACCCAGCGGCTGTTCAGACAGAGTCTCCGCCTCCTGTTGGAACGAGAGCGTGACGTCAACACTGTCATTGAGGCGTCTGATGCGCATGAGGTCTATCGGCTCGCACATGAACATCGCCCCGACCTCCTGTTGCTCGATGTGGACCTGCCGGATCTCGACGTCGCATTCGTCACCAACCTCCTCCACAAGCACCAACCCCAGATGCGCGTCCTCCTCTTAGCCCGGTACGAAGAAGATGCAAGGATCGTGGCCGCCATGCGAGCTGGTGCCTTCGGATACATCCTTAAAGATACCGATTGGACGGACTTCCTGCGCATCCTGAGAGCCACGGCGAACGGACAACAGGTCCTGTCGCCGATTCTTCCGGACCGCTTTGTGCACAGCGTGCCAGGTACGCTTCATCCCTTGCACGAAGGCAACACGCTACGGCTGTCTGCACTCAGTGACCGTGAACGTCAAATACTGGCTTGTGCGGCGGCCGGGCGAAGCAACAAAGAAATTGCCGACCACCTGTGCGTCTCCGTCGAAACCGTCAAGACACATCTGCATCACATCTACCAGAAGTTATCCGTCGATGGGCGCGTTGAAGCCATCATCGCATTTCTTCGTGCACAGTAA
- a CDS encoding thermonuclease family protein has translation MLWVLLSVPCHAIAGTEFVARVLAVHEGDRVMIHYQGRNEIVSLRDVTCPKPKQPYGKQAKHAAAAYLANRDVVVRDLTKDQQGRMTADILLNDGRNIAQELVKEGLAWVLPGEVRDPTLKDMEELARASKHGLWSEPDPVPPWKWKPTKPARHN, from the coding sequence ATGCTCTGGGTCTTGCTGAGTGTGCCCTGTCACGCCATAGCCGGGACGGAATTTGTCGCACGGGTGCTGGCGGTGCATGAAGGAGATCGCGTGATGATTCACTATCAGGGGAGAAACGAGATAGTCTCCCTTCGTGATGTGACCTGTCCCAAGCCGAAACAACCCTATGGGAAGCAAGCGAAGCATGCAGCGGCCGCCTACCTCGCGAACCGTGACGTCGTGGTACGAGACCTGACGAAGGATCAGCAGGGTCGGATGACGGCCGATATTCTGCTGAATGATGGACGGAACATCGCCCAGGAATTGGTCAAGGAGGGACTAGCCTGGGTCCTGCCTGGTGAAGTCCGCGATCCAACGCTGAAAGATATGGAAGAGCTAGCCCGAGCCTCCAAACATGGCCTGTGGTCCGAACCCGATCCTGTTCCACCGTGGAAGTGGAAACCCACCAAACCGGCTCGGCACAATTAG
- a CDS encoding 4Fe-4S dicluster domain-containing protein gives MALLITEECINCGACLPECPNEAIFETRSGAEEKGLHVGDGQGVGDNIYVIAHDRCTECVGHFDEPQCAAVCPVDNCCISDPAYPEGTDVLLERAKTLNPDKAIDPAKVWSGVRN, from the coding sequence ATGGCACTGCTGATTACTGAGGAATGTATCAACTGCGGCGCTTGCTTGCCGGAATGTCCGAACGAGGCCATCTTCGAAACGCGCAGCGGCGCGGAAGAGAAGGGGCTCCATGTGGGTGACGGGCAAGGCGTGGGCGACAATATTTACGTCATCGCACATGATCGGTGTACGGAGTGTGTCGGCCATTTTGACGAACCCCAATGTGCCGCCGTCTGCCCGGTCGACAACTGTTGTATTTCTGATCCGGCGTATCCGGAAGGGACGGATGTCTTGCTGGAAAGGGCGAAGACCCTCAATCCTGATAAGGCGATCGATCCGGCAAAAGTGTGGAGCGGCGTGCGGAACTGA
- a CDS encoding NUDIX domain-containing protein: MRGRRENLVREAMGADPLSGLLGTESGRHRLCGDKVSGRDVPIRDHLVAGFFTWQWRIVERVATPEFIKTLRAKIGTALLHVPTVSVLAYDDQGRLLLVQDKPSGLWGAPGGIVDPYELPSDAAVREVWEEAGVYVELTQLLGVFAGERFSVRYPNGDLLSGVETVFAASVITGMPRADQEETSDARFFHPGELTLLACYPHFLEIHQAVSQQQRHSYFKPATWRPPAGG; this comes from the coding sequence ATGCGCGGTCGACGGGAAAATCTGGTGCGTGAAGCCATGGGTGCCGATCCCTTATCGGGCCTCTTGGGGACAGAGAGTGGGAGGCACAGGCTGTGCGGGGATAAGGTTTCGGGAAGAGACGTACCGATAAGGGACCATCTTGTGGCTGGCTTCTTTACATGGCAATGGCGTATCGTCGAGCGCGTGGCTACTCCGGAATTCATCAAAACCCTTCGTGCCAAAATCGGGACAGCGTTGCTGCATGTGCCGACCGTGTCGGTCCTCGCGTATGATGACCAGGGACGGTTGTTGCTGGTGCAGGATAAGCCGTCAGGCTTGTGGGGCGCCCCTGGCGGGATTGTCGATCCGTATGAATTGCCGTCCGATGCGGCAGTGCGGGAAGTGTGGGAGGAGGCGGGGGTCTACGTCGAACTCACCCAGCTTCTCGGTGTCTTTGCCGGGGAACGATTTTCTGTGCGGTATCCCAACGGAGATCTGCTCTCTGGGGTGGAGACCGTGTTTGCGGCAAGCGTGATCACCGGGATGCCGCGAGCCGATCAGGAGGAAACCTCCGACGCAAGATTCTTTCATCCGGGTGAGCTTACCCTGCTGGCTTGTTATCCTCATTTTCTGGAGATTCACCAGGCTGTGAGCCAACAGCAACGTCACTCCTACTTCAAACCGGCTACCTGGCGTCCTCCGGCAGGAGGTTGA
- a CDS encoding OmpA family protein — MKLSSCVLVTLTLLYGNVPASVAAAQPMGMFASSAIQHNRLQASSLSVHVSSYGLRQGPRLAPSDWTAPQVYRVDDESLRGATDNQALDELGMARNNLQAAKQKIDELKQRVGELVLQLHAKDTEIAALRSNAIDNSKKFRDDLAVQADELNQAKRRVSEVEQQMAATAKGQELVQAKRRIAEAEQLTAKREQDLTQAKRRIAEVEQLTANKELELNQAKRRINEAEQQTAGKEQELIQVKRRVSDAEQQATKKDQDVVQAKRRVTEVEQQLAGKEQELTQARRRVTEVEQQMASSGREQELAQAKRRATDAEQLIVKKEQELTQVKDELKQVSQKFADVNPQLVAKEAELARTKQMLVDVELNTNANTNASKQTDAAAAQDEPPPALSLQSIDQTLSASTLLGPNAEAGDEEETLTLIGNSDLRKISESLTSLLQPELKKGTVTVRQRGNKLTLALANGDLFSTGDATATLGGTSLLERIGAVLHGSRYQGIEVAGHTDNTPFRSDLRKGFRDNQELSRARADYAVQILINGGLQNDRVKAVGYGDSKPITTNDTDKGRSKNRRLEIVITQTPESGIAVGEGKTQVGKKPQDGSHKR; from the coding sequence GTGAAACTCTCATCTTGTGTACTCGTCACCCTCACTCTGCTCTACGGCAATGTGCCGGCTTCAGTTGCAGCGGCTCAACCGATGGGGATGTTCGCATCCTCAGCCATCCAACACAATCGTCTCCAAGCATCATCGTTATCCGTCCACGTGTCGTCTTACGGGCTCCGGCAAGGACCACGGCTTGCTCCGTCTGACTGGACCGCCCCTCAGGTTTATAGAGTCGACGACGAGTCACTCCGAGGCGCGACAGACAACCAAGCCTTGGACGAATTGGGTATGGCCAGAAACAATCTCCAGGCGGCCAAGCAGAAGATCGACGAGCTCAAGCAACGCGTTGGTGAGCTCGTGCTGCAGCTTCATGCCAAGGACACGGAAATCGCCGCCTTACGGTCGAATGCCATCGACAATTCCAAGAAGTTTCGAGACGATCTAGCCGTGCAAGCGGATGAGCTGAACCAAGCTAAACGCCGAGTGAGCGAAGTGGAACAGCAAATGGCGGCGACGGCAAAAGGACAAGAACTAGTTCAAGCCAAACGCCGCATCGCCGAAGCTGAACAACTAACGGCCAAGAGAGAGCAGGACCTCACGCAAGCCAAGCGCCGTATCGCCGAAGTGGAACAACTGACGGCTAATAAAGAGCTGGAACTGAACCAGGCCAAGCGCCGCATCAACGAGGCCGAGCAACAAACGGCGGGGAAGGAACAGGAGCTGATCCAGGTCAAACGCCGCGTCAGCGACGCCGAACAGCAGGCGACGAAAAAAGACCAGGACGTGGTCCAAGCCAAGCGCCGCGTCACCGAAGTCGAACAACAGTTGGCAGGGAAGGAACAGGAATTAACCCAAGCGAGACGCCGCGTGACCGAGGTCGAGCAGCAGATGGCGTCCTCGGGGCGTGAGCAGGAACTGGCCCAGGCCAAACGCCGGGCCACGGACGCGGAACAACTGATCGTGAAAAAGGAGCAGGAGCTGACGCAGGTGAAGGACGAGCTGAAGCAAGTCAGTCAAAAGTTCGCCGACGTGAATCCTCAACTCGTGGCGAAGGAGGCAGAACTCGCCCGCACCAAACAAATGCTGGTAGATGTTGAGTTGAATACGAATGCCAACACCAACGCTTCAAAACAGACCGATGCAGCGGCCGCCCAAGACGAACCCCCTCCCGCCCTGTCGCTTCAGTCGATCGATCAGACACTCTCCGCGTCCACCTTGCTCGGGCCCAACGCGGAGGCCGGCGATGAGGAAGAAACCCTCACGCTCATCGGGAACAGCGACCTCCGCAAAATCAGTGAGAGCCTGACGAGCCTGCTCCAACCAGAGCTGAAGAAGGGAACTGTCACCGTGAGGCAGCGCGGCAATAAATTAACCCTGGCACTGGCCAATGGCGACCTCTTCTCTACCGGTGACGCGACGGCGACCCTCGGCGGCACCTCCTTGCTCGAACGGATCGGTGCCGTCTTGCACGGATCCCGATACCAAGGGATCGAGGTGGCGGGACATACCGACAATACCCCGTTCAGATCCGACCTGCGAAAGGGCTTTCGCGATAATCAGGAACTCTCCCGCGCCCGGGCGGACTACGCGGTACAGATATTGATCAACGGCGGGCTGCAGAATGACCGAGTCAAAGCCGTGGGCTATGGGGACAGTAAACCGATCACGACGAATGACACGGACAAGGGCCGGAGCAAAAACCGACGATTGGAAATCGTGATTACGCAGACCCCGGAATCAGGGATTGCCGTGGGCGAAGGGAAAACTCAAGTCGGCAAGAAACCACAGGATGGATCACACAAGCGGTGA
- a CDS encoding SEL1-like repeat protein — MTVRTLLPACIVVGVLVLVGMHPAEAADQPQQLKAACERGTPTACNALGLLHMKGEGVKPDETRAAAMFRKACDIGDPSSCSNLGVMYAEGVGVQQDDVQAAVFSRRACDGGEARGCYNLGVMYAEGTGVQQDEVQAADFTRKACDAGNMKGCYNLAVMYASGIGVQQDEVQAADLYKAVCESGNARGCYNLAAMYAAGVGIQQDDIRAADFYRKACDGGNARGCYNLGVMHAEGTGVPQDEFQAADFYRKACDGGSARGCSNLGSMYAAGNGIKQDDVRAATLYRKACDDGDAKGCINLGVIYQVGRGVKSDDTEALRHYGKACDLREQKGCSLYAKLKTGRR, encoded by the coding sequence ATGACGGTTCGCACGTTGCTCCCTGCCTGCATTGTCGTCGGAGTTCTGGTCTTGGTCGGAATGCATCCCGCGGAGGCCGCAGACCAACCCCAGCAGCTGAAAGCCGCCTGTGAGCGGGGGACGCCGACTGCCTGTAACGCGCTTGGGTTGTTGCATATGAAGGGCGAAGGGGTGAAGCCGGATGAGACACGAGCGGCGGCCATGTTCAGAAAAGCGTGTGACATCGGCGATCCGAGTAGCTGCTCGAATCTTGGTGTGATGTATGCCGAGGGAGTCGGGGTTCAACAAGACGATGTGCAAGCTGCGGTCTTCTCACGGAGAGCCTGTGACGGCGGAGAGGCGAGGGGCTGCTACAACCTTGGCGTGATGTATGCCGAGGGGACTGGGGTCCAGCAGGACGAGGTGCAAGCGGCGGATTTCACGCGGAAGGCCTGCGACGCCGGAAATATGAAGGGTTGCTACAATCTGGCCGTCATGTATGCATCCGGAATCGGGGTCCAGCAGGACGAGGTGCAGGCCGCCGATCTCTACAAGGCGGTCTGTGAGAGCGGGAATGCAAGGGGGTGCTACAACCTTGCCGCGATGTATGCGGCGGGAGTTGGTATCCAACAAGACGACATTCGAGCCGCCGATTTCTACCGGAAGGCTTGTGACGGCGGAAACGCGAGGGGGTGTTACAACCTCGGCGTGATGCATGCCGAGGGGACCGGGGTTCCGCAGGACGAGTTTCAAGCCGCCGATTTCTATCGGAAGGCCTGTGACGGCGGGAGTGCCAGAGGCTGCTCCAACCTCGGTTCGATGTATGCGGCGGGCAACGGAATTAAGCAGGACGATGTTCGCGCGGCGACCCTTTACCGGAAGGCCTGTGACGACGGCGATGCCAAGGGGTGCATCAACCTCGGTGTGATCTATCAGGTCGGACGTGGCGTCAAATCCGATGACACAGAAGCCCTCAGGCATTACGGCAAAGCCTGCGACCTCCGAGAGCAGAAAGGCTGCTCCCTCTACGCCAAACTCAAGACGGGCAGACGATGA
- a CDS encoding DUF3574 domain-containing protein, protein MLLDRASKRFEEKPVVLWRIGGRLLGVVLCLVLSGCETMRGFACSSGEQRGVQEFVYFGTDTPSGSVSPEDWARFLREVVISRFSEGLSVWQASGQWRGASGVMVNESTYVLSLIHPDDAATNRAMQDILASYKTRFQQEAVLRVTTPVCTSL, encoded by the coding sequence GTGTTGTTGGATCGAGCGAGCAAGAGGTTTGAGGAAAAGCCGGTTGTCCTCTGGAGAATCGGTGGGCGCCTCCTCGGGGTCGTCCTTTGCCTCGTACTCTCGGGTTGCGAAACGATGCGTGGGTTTGCGTGTAGTAGTGGCGAGCAACGCGGAGTTCAAGAGTTTGTGTATTTTGGAACCGATACACCATCGGGTTCAGTTTCGCCCGAAGATTGGGCAAGGTTTCTCCGTGAGGTGGTGATATCGCGGTTTTCTGAAGGGCTTTCTGTCTGGCAGGCGTCGGGCCAATGGCGGGGGGCCTCAGGTGTGATGGTGAACGAATCGACGTATGTGCTCAGCCTGATCCATCCAGACGATGCCGCGACGAACAGAGCGATGCAGGACATCCTTGCGTCCTACAAGACCCGTTTTCAGCAAGAAGCGGTGCTCCGTGTGACCACGCCGGTCTGTACCTCGCTCTAG
- a CDS encoding tetratricopeptide repeat protein, giving the protein MDHAVTHGASYALVDVLSILLGLSAILALICSTSPAQAHSANEHDFSTNEDRSPAPRVNAAFGFNKQADPVSLVETLRWAVRLLPGVPEYRLKLADALLRLGDHDAAIEEIRSAVAIQNDDGHAQLQLGLLLMAKRDWRAASVALKEAVHLEPNQAHAHYSLGTAYSALGDISAAIRSFRRSLELRPTFFDAHYRLALLLKTSRQRHEAKDHLEAAAIGGVPHAQVLLGTAYRTGQGTEANLGLAIYWWMEAATHGQQTASDSLSRLRRHAVAPRTSSHNQAELRKGFESYRAILWNDFPEMSQRRDQPSLGKVLLEQHRVVDAIPTLLKECLALGEEAHAELSTLYETGWEPDLRPFDKRLLTCFETTAADGFTPAKHVLARIRARNQGVTTDMANTEATLKNISEQDALPITHERRPSPVSTNRTKVLGYRQLTR; this is encoded by the coding sequence ATGGATCACGCTGTTACACACGGCGCGAGCTACGCACTGGTGGACGTTCTTAGCATCCTGCTCGGACTTTCGGCGATTCTTGCCCTCATATGCTCCACCTCTCCTGCTCAAGCCCATTCGGCGAACGAACATGATTTCTCCACTAATGAGGATCGGTCCCCTGCCCCAAGGGTAAATGCGGCATTTGGATTCAATAAGCAAGCCGATCCCGTATCACTGGTGGAAACATTGCGCTGGGCGGTTCGCCTCCTGCCGGGAGTTCCGGAGTACCGGTTGAAACTGGCCGACGCACTGCTCCGTCTGGGGGATCATGACGCAGCGATCGAGGAGATTCGTTCAGCCGTCGCCATCCAGAACGATGACGGGCACGCACAGCTCCAGCTCGGCCTCTTGTTGATGGCGAAACGCGATTGGCGCGCGGCCTCAGTCGCTCTGAAGGAAGCCGTCCATTTGGAACCGAATCAGGCCCATGCCCATTACAGTCTGGGAACGGCTTACTCCGCACTTGGTGATATCTCCGCTGCAATTCGATCGTTTAGGCGATCACTTGAACTACGTCCCACGTTTTTCGACGCACATTACCGATTGGCGCTGCTGCTCAAGACCTCAAGACAGAGGCATGAAGCCAAGGATCACCTTGAGGCTGCCGCGATCGGTGGCGTACCGCACGCGCAAGTGTTGCTGGGCACGGCGTACAGAACCGGACAGGGGACAGAGGCCAACCTGGGATTGGCCATTTATTGGTGGATGGAAGCAGCCACACATGGTCAACAGACGGCCTCCGACTCACTGTCGAGATTGCGGCGTCATGCCGTGGCTCCGAGAACCTCCTCTCATAACCAAGCAGAATTGCGCAAAGGATTCGAGTCCTATCGCGCCATATTATGGAATGACTTTCCAGAGATGAGCCAACGACGCGATCAACCATCGTTAGGGAAAGTCCTACTCGAACAGCATCGCGTGGTCGACGCGATACCAACGCTGCTGAAGGAATGTCTGGCGTTGGGGGAGGAAGCCCACGCAGAACTCTCCACTCTGTACGAAACGGGATGGGAACCAGACCTCAGGCCCTTTGATAAGCGGCTACTGACCTGTTTCGAAACAACCGCAGCGGATGGGTTTACCCCGGCAAAGCACGTGTTGGCTCGGATCCGTGCCAGGAACCAAGGCGTGACCACCGACATGGCCAACACAGAGGCGACTCTCAAAAACATCTCGGAACAGGATGCTCTGCCTATAACACATGAGCGGCGACCTTCTCCTGTCTCTACGAACAGGACGAAGGTACTCGGGTACCGTCAACTTACTCGATGA
- a CDS encoding HIT family protein, whose protein sequence is MEESQQAVNESTCRACTSTWPRPDHFLEDLGLSKAYVHDDQFFPGWTVLVFRRHVTELFQLTPPERSQLIEEVSRVANALSEIYHAKKINYELLGNQLPHIHWHVIPRLPDDPAPLEPVWRVPHTPVLLTGSMLQHTINRLRSALRKNS, encoded by the coding sequence GTGGAAGAAAGCCAACAAGCCGTGAACGAGTCGACCTGTCGCGCCTGTACGAGCACGTGGCCCCGTCCAGATCATTTTCTTGAGGATCTTGGATTATCCAAGGCCTATGTGCACGACGACCAGTTCTTCCCGGGGTGGACGGTGCTGGTCTTTCGTCGGCATGTCACGGAACTGTTCCAACTGACCCCACCCGAACGTAGTCAGTTGATCGAAGAAGTCAGCCGAGTTGCCAATGCGTTATCGGAGATCTACCATGCGAAGAAGATTAACTATGAACTCTTGGGAAATCAGCTCCCTCACATCCACTGGCATGTGATTCCACGGCTGCCGGATGATCCGGCCCCCTTGGAACCGGTGTGGCGCGTACCACATACCCCCGTCCTTCTCACCGGATCGATGCTGCAACACACAATCAATCGGTTGCGATCCGCTCTCCGAAAAAACAGCTAA
- a CDS encoding YjbQ family protein, whose translation MTIQMAGGTQIENVTKVVVAAVTAAKLQAGIVTVFVKHTTASMMIIEDEPGIRADTHTFWDRLIPADPRWRHNTVNPGEDNGHSHLRGQLQGPSVTIPFSAGALLLGTWQQVVLVDFDTRARTRELVLQVLGE comes from the coding sequence CTGACCATTCAAATGGCCGGAGGGACTCAAATCGAAAACGTCACGAAGGTCGTTGTGGCTGCTGTGACAGCGGCAAAGCTTCAGGCAGGCATCGTGACAGTCTTTGTCAAGCACACTACCGCGTCTATGATGATCATTGAGGATGAGCCGGGGATTCGAGCCGACACGCACACATTTTGGGATCGGCTTATTCCCGCGGATCCCAGGTGGCGACATAATACGGTCAATCCCGGGGAAGACAACGGTCATAGTCATCTTCGCGGACAACTCCAAGGGCCTTCCGTCACGATCCCATTTTCCGCCGGTGCTCTGTTGCTTGGAACTTGGCAACAAGTCGTGCTCGTGGATTTTGACACCCGTGCGCGAACGCGTGAGCTGGTTCTGCAGGTTTTGGGTGAATAA
- a CDS encoding trypsin-like peptidase domain-containing protein, whose protein sequence is MNNSLGYLRLFLLTLLLSSTVHAADWGKPLGAVYDGPEGRPRSVVPAPQELGADERTTITVFERATKSVVFIANTAIQQDIWSLNVMEVPQGSGSGFIWSKQGHIVTNFHVIYGADAIKVTLADRSEHKAKLVGADPDHDLAVLQVQSSDGQLEPMAIGSSHDLRVGQKVLAIGNPFGLDHTLTTGVVSALGRTIKSMSNRTIEGVIQTDAAINPGNSGGPLLDSVGRLIGVNTQIVSPSGAYAGIGFAVPVDTVNRIVPELIKHGKLIRPGLGVSLVPDAMAKRWGIKGVIIGKVTRGGPADRAGLKGARETMMGQIQLGDILVAVSGKAVTTIDDLMDALEEQKVGDQVTVEILRGNRREKVSVTLQAVN, encoded by the coding sequence GTGAATAACTCGCTCGGATATCTTCGCCTGTTTCTCCTCACTCTTCTACTGAGTTCAACGGTTCATGCGGCGGACTGGGGAAAACCGTTGGGAGCCGTCTATGACGGCCCTGAAGGAAGGCCGCGCTCTGTGGTGCCTGCCCCCCAGGAGCTTGGCGCCGATGAACGAACGACGATCACGGTCTTTGAGCGCGCGACAAAGTCCGTAGTATTCATCGCCAATACCGCGATCCAGCAAGACATTTGGTCGCTCAACGTGATGGAGGTGCCGCAGGGATCAGGCTCGGGATTTATCTGGAGTAAACAAGGACACATCGTCACCAACTTTCATGTCATTTATGGGGCCGATGCGATTAAGGTGACATTGGCGGATCGGAGCGAGCATAAGGCCAAGTTGGTGGGAGCCGATCCTGATCACGACCTCGCGGTGCTGCAGGTACAAAGTTCAGACGGCCAGTTAGAGCCGATGGCTATCGGCTCCTCTCATGATTTGCGGGTCGGACAAAAAGTGCTTGCGATCGGAAATCCATTTGGGCTCGATCATACCTTGACCACGGGGGTCGTCAGTGCCTTGGGCCGAACCATTAAATCGATGTCCAATCGAACGATTGAAGGGGTGATTCAGACTGATGCGGCGATCAATCCTGGAAACTCCGGTGGACCCTTGCTCGACAGTGTCGGGCGATTGATCGGTGTCAATACGCAGATTGTGAGTCCGAGCGGCGCCTATGCCGGCATTGGGTTTGCGGTTCCGGTCGATACGGTCAACCGTATCGTTCCTGAACTGATCAAGCATGGGAAGCTCATCCGTCCCGGGCTGGGAGTGTCGCTCGTGCCGGATGCGATGGCGAAGCGATGGGGGATCAAAGGGGTCATCATCGGTAAGGTCACTCGTGGTGGGCCGGCGGATCGCGCAGGTCTCAAGGGGGCCCGCGAGACGATGATGGGACAGATCCAACTCGGTGACATACTTGTCGCGGTCTCCGGCAAAGCTGTGACCACCATCGATGATCTCATGGATGCACTGGAGGAGCAGAAGGTCGGTGATCAGGTGACTGTCGAAATCCTCCGCGGTAATCGACGCGAAAAAGTGTCGGTGACGCTTCAGGCCGTCAACTAG
- a CDS encoding AAA family ATPase, giving the protein MSDHGSFDQATPQGRRDESSLKTGTDPLELIEQCLAAFSEGDPRQKLLYKLRHAVMLSQAASQQRESEFKKVSEVVAKLTAPANRIGMLLDIPAPGLARIVVGGAEYYANVDPRVADADLRIGTQILVNEAYAVIRTLGYDRNGPILKLAETLPDGRLRCEQEMGRQSLIVQRSTDLIGVELNPGDHIRIDPSLRIALEKLVDREAGRHVLDETPTITWAQIGGQTEAITAIRKAIEYPLLHAETFERFKFSQPKGFLLYGPPGCGKTLIGQAAAGSLPKQLSESTQGAASDKHNRPPVTSGAFLHVKGPEILNMWLGESERMVRDLFDQARARRKEGALPFIFIDEAESILGTRRAMRSFNISNTLVPMFCSEMDGIESLQDVVIILASNRPDLIDPAVLRPGRIDRKIKVGRPNKSAAAEILKVYLTADLPLDPQLVKDRGGDPVQAVVSLVEDLLESIFRRTEETRLLSIRLRNGQSTVLYRGDLVSGAILASIVQRAKEKAIDRTVQSGQPAGLLEEDLHGAVSEEFREGDMLPPDDASEEWLKLLDHHPEQVVGISSFRRGRQTEERLTNQII; this is encoded by the coding sequence ATGAGTGATCACGGATCTTTTGATCAGGCAACACCGCAGGGTAGGAGGGATGAATCGTCGCTGAAGACGGGGACAGATCCGCTCGAGTTGATTGAGCAGTGTCTTGCTGCTTTCTCAGAGGGTGACCCCCGCCAAAAGCTGTTGTACAAGCTGCGGCATGCCGTGATGTTGTCTCAAGCGGCTTCTCAGCAACGTGAGTCGGAGTTCAAGAAGGTCAGTGAGGTGGTGGCCAAGCTGACGGCTCCAGCCAACCGTATCGGGATGTTGCTCGATATTCCGGCTCCCGGGCTCGCCCGCATCGTTGTGGGTGGGGCTGAGTATTATGCAAACGTGGACCCCCGCGTGGCTGATGCCGACCTGCGGATCGGCACCCAGATCCTGGTCAATGAAGCGTATGCCGTCATTCGGACGCTGGGGTACGATCGGAATGGTCCCATTTTGAAACTGGCAGAAACATTGCCGGACGGACGGTTGCGGTGTGAACAGGAGATGGGTCGGCAGTCGTTGATTGTGCAGCGTTCGACGGATTTGATCGGCGTCGAACTCAACCCTGGGGACCATATTCGTATCGACCCCAGTCTCCGTATAGCTCTTGAGAAGTTGGTGGATCGGGAGGCCGGCCGCCATGTTCTGGATGAAACGCCGACGATCACCTGGGCGCAGATCGGAGGACAGACCGAGGCTATCACTGCGATCCGCAAGGCGATCGAATATCCGCTATTGCATGCGGAGACATTCGAACGATTCAAGTTTTCTCAGCCCAAGGGGTTTCTGCTCTATGGGCCGCCCGGATGTGGGAAAACGTTGATTGGGCAAGCTGCTGCCGGTAGCTTGCCCAAGCAACTCAGCGAATCAACCCAAGGGGCTGCATCTGACAAGCACAATCGCCCGCCGGTCACGAGTGGGGCATTCCTGCATGTCAAAGGACCAGAAATTCTCAATATGTGGCTTGGGGAGTCAGAACGGATGGTCCGTGATCTCTTTGATCAGGCTCGGGCTCGACGGAAGGAGGGGGCGCTACCCTTCATTTTCATCGATGAGGCAGAGTCGATTTTGGGGACGCGGCGTGCCATGCGTTCCTTCAATATCTCGAACACGCTTGTCCCGATGTTCTGTAGCGAAATGGATGGGATCGAATCGTTGCAGGATGTCGTCATCATTCTGGCCTCTAATCGACCGGACTTGATCGATCCGGCTGTCCTGCGTCCCGGTCGAATCGATCGGAAGATCAAAGTCGGCCGGCCGAACAAGTCTGCCGCTGCCGAGATTTTGAAGGTCTATTTGACGGCGGATCTTCCCCTTGATCCCCAGCTGGTGAAGGATCGTGGCGGTGACCCAGTGCAGGCGGTGGTGTCGCTTGTCGAAGACCTTCTCGAGTCGATCTTTCGTCGAACGGAAGAGACCCGTCTTCTCTCGATCAGGCTTCGAAATGGCCAGAGTACGGTCCTGTACCGCGGCGATCTTGTCAGTGGGGCGATTCTGGCGTCGATCGTCCAACGGGCGAAGGAAAAGGCGATCGATCGTACGGTTCAATCCGGACAGCCGGCAGGATTGCTGGAGGAGGATCTCCATGGGGCCGTGTCTGAAGAATTCCGAGAAGGTGACATGCTACCACCGGACGATGCGTCCGAGGAATGGCTGAAATTGCTCGATCATCATCCGGAGCAAGTCGTCGGAATTTCATCCTTCCGGCGGGGCCGCCAGACAGAAGAACGGCTCACGAATCAAATCATTTAA